Proteins encoded by one window of Deinococcus radiodurans R1 = ATCC 13939 = DSM 20539:
- the irrE gene encoding metallo-endopeptidase IrrE produces MPSANVSPPCPSGVRGGGMGPKAKAEASKPHPQIPVKLPFVTAPDALAAAKARMRDLAAAYVAALPGRDTHSLMAGVPGVDLKFMPLGWRDGAFDPEHNVILINSAARPERQRFTLAHEIGHAILLGDDDLLSDIHDAYEGERLEQVIETLCNVAAAAILMPEPVIAEMLERFGPTGRALAELAKRAEVSASSALYALTEQTPVPVIYAVCAPGKPPREQAASDEDAGPSTEKVLTVRASSSTRGVKYTLASGTPVPADHPAALALATGMEVREESYVPFRSGRKMKAEVDAYPSRGIVAVSFEFDPARLGRKDSEQADRDEPQDAAQ; encoded by the coding sequence GTGCCCAGTGCCAACGTCAGCCCCCCTTGCCCCTCTGGGGTAAGGGGCGGGGGGATGGGGCCAAAAGCTAAAGCTGAAGCCTCCAAGCCCCACCCCCAAATCCCTGTTAAGCTCCCATTCGTGACCGCCCCCGACGCCCTCGCCGCCGCCAAAGCCAGGATGCGCGACCTGGCGGCGGCCTACGTGGCGGCCCTGCCCGGACGCGACACCCACAGCCTGATGGCGGGGGTGCCCGGCGTAGACCTCAAATTCATGCCGCTCGGCTGGCGCGACGGGGCGTTCGACCCCGAGCACAACGTCATCCTCATCAACTCGGCGGCCCGCCCCGAACGCCAGCGCTTCACCCTCGCCCACGAAATCGGGCACGCGATTTTACTCGGCGACGACGACCTGCTCTCCGACATCCACGACGCCTACGAGGGCGAGCGGCTCGAACAGGTCATCGAAACGCTGTGCAACGTGGCGGCGGCGGCGATTTTGATGCCCGAACCCGTCATCGCGGAAATGCTGGAACGCTTCGGCCCCACCGGGCGCGCCCTCGCCGAACTCGCCAAGCGGGCCGAAGTCAGCGCGTCGTCGGCGCTCTACGCCCTGACCGAGCAGACCCCGGTGCCCGTCATCTACGCGGTCTGTGCGCCGGGCAAGCCTCCGCGTGAGCAGGCCGCAAGCGACGAGGACGCTGGCCCAAGCACAGAAAAAGTCCTGACGGTCCGCGCCAGCAGCTCGACGCGGGGCGTCAAGTACACCCTGGCGAGCGGCACGCCGGTACCCGCCGACCACCCGGCGGCGCTTGCCCTCGCCACGGGCATGGAAGTGCGCGAGGAAAGCTACGTGCCCTTTCGCTCGGGCCGGAAAATGAAGGCGGAGGTGGACGCCTACCCGTCGCGCGGCATCGTGGCCGTCAGTTTCGAGTTCGACCCCGCCCGCCTGGGCCGCAAGGACAGCGAGCAGGCCGACCGGGACGAGCCGCAGGACGCTGCACAGTGA
- the folP gene encoding dihydropteroate synthase: MNWTGRIHELTFGFPVPSAEKGPNGWTVRWPGCRVMGILNATPDSFSDGGQHLQLDAALATARRMRDTGVFILDIGGESTRPGAEPVDAATELDRVLPLIRALRGEHVLLSVDTMKPEVAAEALRAGAHLVNDVTGLRDPAMIRVCADAGAAACVMHMQGEPRTMQHQPVYSDVVAEVHGFLRERAAEVKSAGVPSVLLDPGIGFGKTLDHNLSLLRAVDDLASGPDPVLIAASRKKTIDLIAGVPEAADRDPGSLALHLHAARCGAALVRLHAAGEMVQALRVEAALA, from the coding sequence GTGAACTGGACGGGCCGTATCCACGAGCTGACCTTCGGGTTTCCCGTCCCCAGCGCGGAGAAAGGCCCAAACGGCTGGACGGTGCGCTGGCCGGGCTGCCGCGTGATGGGCATCCTCAACGCGACGCCCGACAGTTTCAGCGACGGGGGCCAACATCTCCAACTCGACGCGGCGCTGGCGACGGCCCGCCGAATGCGTGACACGGGCGTCTTCATCCTGGACATCGGCGGCGAAAGCACCCGCCCCGGCGCGGAGCCGGTGGACGCGGCGACCGAGCTCGACCGGGTGCTGCCCCTCATCCGCGCCCTGAGGGGCGAACACGTCCTGCTCAGCGTGGACACCATGAAACCCGAAGTTGCCGCCGAGGCCCTCCGCGCGGGCGCCCACCTCGTCAACGATGTGACCGGCCTGCGCGACCCCGCCATGATCCGTGTCTGCGCCGACGCCGGGGCCGCCGCCTGCGTCATGCACATGCAGGGCGAGCCGCGCACCATGCAGCACCAGCCCGTGTACAGCGACGTGGTGGCCGAGGTCCACGGCTTCCTGCGCGAGCGGGCCGCAGAGGTGAAATCGGCGGGCGTGCCCTCCGTCCTGCTCGACCCCGGCATCGGCTTTGGCAAGACGCTGGACCACAACCTGAGTCTGCTGCGGGCCGTGGACGACCTCGCCAGCGGCCCGGACCCTGTGCTGATCGCCGCCAGCCGCAAGAAAACCATCGACCTCATCGCGGGCGTTCCGGAGGCCGCCGACCGGGACCCCGGAAGCCTCGCCCTGCACCTCCACGCGGCCCGCTGCGGCGCGGCGCTGGTGCGGCTGCACGCGGCGGGCGAGATGGTGCAGGCGCTGCGGGTGGAGGCGGCGCTCGCCTGA
- the folB gene encoding dihydroneopterin aldolase — protein MSRVVLEGLEFHAHHGVFAAEGVLGARFVVDAELHSPFAGIADDLGQAVNYAAAYAAIREEVTEKTHQLIEVLADRIADRLLSDFSRLERVKVRVHKPFAPLPGIFRDVYAEIEKERT, from the coding sequence ATGTCCCGCGTCGTCCTGGAAGGTCTGGAATTTCACGCCCATCACGGCGTTTTCGCTGCTGAGGGCGTGCTCGGCGCCCGCTTCGTCGTGGACGCCGAACTGCACTCCCCCTTCGCCGGCATCGCGGACGACCTGGGGCAGGCCGTCAATTACGCCGCCGCCTACGCCGCCATCCGCGAGGAAGTGACGGAAAAGACCCACCAACTCATCGAGGTACTGGCCGACCGCATCGCCGACCGCCTCCTCTCCGATTTTTCCCGTCTGGAAAGGGTCAAGGTGCGCGTCCACAAGCCCTTCGCGCCGCTTCCCGGCATCTTTCGCGACGTGTACGCCGAAATCGAGAAGGAGCGCACGTGA
- the folK gene encoding 2-amino-4-hydroxy-6-hydroxymethyldihydropteridine diphosphokinase, which translates to MTRAFIALGANLGDPQATLRRALTELGALGEVRGVSALYRTAPVGGPPGQPDYLNAVAELETALSAPALLAALHALEADAGRTRDVRWEARVLDLDLIVYGEDVSDDPALTLPHPRAWERGFVLAPLSDLAPSLAHPRTGEMVAQALRRVDLAGVEVSELSLCWPELGSGE; encoded by the coding sequence GTGACGCGGGCTTTTATCGCGCTGGGCGCCAACCTGGGCGACCCCCAGGCCACCCTGCGCCGCGCCCTGACCGAACTCGGGGCCCTCGGCGAAGTGCGCGGCGTGTCGGCCCTCTACCGCACCGCGCCTGTCGGCGGCCCGCCCGGACAGCCCGACTACCTCAACGCGGTGGCCGAACTCGAAACGGCCCTGAGTGCCCCGGCCCTCCTCGCCGCCCTCCACGCCCTGGAAGCAGACGCCGGACGCACCCGTGACGTGCGCTGGGAAGCCCGCGTGCTGGACCTGGATTTGATTGTCTACGGCGAAGACGTGTCAGACGACCCCGCCCTCACGCTGCCCCACCCCCGCGCCTGGGAGCGGGGCTTCGTCCTCGCGCCGCTGAGTGACCTCGCCCCCTCCCTCGCCCACCCGAGGACAGGGGAAATGGTGGCGCAGGCGCTGCGCCGGGTGGACCTGGCAGGCGTGGAGGTCAGTGAGCTTTCTCTGTGCTGGCCGGAGTTAGGGTCAGGCGAATGA
- a CDS encoding winged helix-turn-helix domain-containing protein: protein MEQTSRSSSQQVTDTEVASALLDTRSRLVLSAFLTPTSLSAAARDLGRPLNTVKYQWQKLRRLGLLKMVCDGRPPLYQAEGESFFIPYELTPAHWPQDMLQLLHTEWNRRMDTALLSTAEDEARRHGVWGMQVRRQENALTLEHAAWSAGWNFTRPQAPAVLDLLGELSLDFEQAKALQRDLLQLLAQYRRKPGSQPHLIRLTLTPASTEKAH from the coding sequence ATGGAACAGACTTCTCGCAGTTCCTCACAGCAGGTCACAGACACAGAGGTGGCTTCGGCCCTTCTCGACACCCGCAGCCGTCTGGTGCTGTCCGCCTTTCTGACGCCCACCAGCCTGAGCGCGGCAGCGCGTGACCTGGGACGGCCCCTCAACACCGTGAAGTATCAGTGGCAGAAACTGCGCCGTCTGGGCTTACTCAAGATGGTGTGTGACGGCAGGCCACCCCTCTATCAGGCCGAAGGAGAGAGTTTTTTTATTCCCTACGAGCTGACCCCAGCCCACTGGCCGCAGGACATGCTGCAACTCCTGCACACCGAGTGGAACCGCCGCATGGACACTGCCCTGCTGAGCACTGCCGAGGATGAAGCGCGGCGACATGGCGTCTGGGGCATGCAGGTCAGGCGGCAGGAGAATGCGCTGACCCTGGAACACGCCGCCTGGTCTGCCGGGTGGAATTTCACGCGTCCGCAAGCGCCCGCAGTGCTCGACCTGTTAGGCGAACTGTCACTCGACTTCGAGCAGGCCAAAGCCCTTCAACGTGACCTGTTGCAGCTTTTGGCACAGTACCGCCGCAAGCCGGGCAGCCAGCCCCATCTCATTCGCCTGACCCTAACTCCGGCCAGCACAGAGAAAGCTCACTGA
- the qqlR gene encoding quorum-quenching N-acyl homoserine lactonase QqlR, whose protein sequence is MDTLKIHGFSTGQIQVKSKFLRPEPQNLLGSLRSFLDRQYSAPLPVWCWLIEHPSGLIVVDTGLTCTARSNWFSRTQTRLHYTEHDRLSRQMQRAGFDPAQVRVLILTHLHIDHDRGMGDFPEAHLLVSARELRDYRSPLARLMGYSAPTWKSVPHAAPFLPLAHGPFRESADVMGDGRVLLLPTPGHTPGHLSVLVRQPGHDILLAGDLTYSEQDLRTGRLGGIVPSPHIHRKSMRQVRQLAQLRPLIYLPSHDPDSLRRLQRNQPFSLT, encoded by the coding sequence GTGGACACCCTCAAGATTCATGGCTTCAGTACAGGCCAGATTCAGGTCAAGTCGAAATTCCTGCGTCCGGAGCCGCAGAACCTGCTGGGAAGCCTCAGGTCTTTTCTGGACCGGCAGTACAGTGCGCCGCTGCCAGTCTGGTGCTGGCTCATCGAACATCCGTCAGGCCTGATTGTGGTGGACACCGGCCTGACCTGCACCGCCAGAAGCAACTGGTTTAGCCGCACTCAGACGCGTCTGCACTACACGGAACACGACCGCCTGAGTCGGCAGATGCAACGGGCGGGTTTCGATCCGGCCCAGGTCAGGGTGCTGATTCTCACGCACCTCCATATCGACCATGACCGGGGGATGGGCGACTTTCCGGAGGCTCACCTGCTCGTTTCAGCGCGTGAGTTACGCGATTACCGGTCGCCGCTGGCGAGGCTGATGGGCTACTCGGCTCCGACCTGGAAAAGTGTGCCGCACGCCGCGCCATTTTTGCCGCTCGCTCACGGTCCTTTCCGGGAGAGCGCCGACGTGATGGGCGACGGGCGCGTCCTCCTGCTGCCGACGCCTGGGCATACGCCAGGCCACCTGAGTGTGCTGGTACGGCAACCGGGCCATGACATTCTGCTGGCCGGGGACCTGACCTATAGCGAGCAGGATTTACGCACCGGCAGGCTAGGGGGAATAGTGCCGTCCCCCCACATTCACCGGAAGTCGATGCGACAGGTCAGGCAGCTGGCGCAGCTCAGGCCGCTGATTTACCTGCCCTCACATGATCCGGATTCCCTGCGGCGCTTGCAAAGAAACCAGCCCTTCTCGCTGACCTGA